A genomic region of Eucalyptus grandis isolate ANBG69807.140 chromosome 5, ASM1654582v1, whole genome shotgun sequence contains the following coding sequences:
- the LOC104429460 gene encoding laccase-14, with protein sequence MGTFLGYAFTLTLLFCIAQGKVLRYDFVVKETPIDMLCETNRTVLTVNGLFPGPKIRAHKGDTIYVNVTNIGPYGVTIHWHGVRQIRYPWSDGPENVTQCPIPTNSSFLQKVILTEEEGTLWWHAHSDWTRATVHGPIIILPVGGTNYPYKFDKQHTIVIAEWYARDTKAIIDEALATGGDPDLSVAYTINGQPGDTYPCSNGLMYNITVVQGKTYLFRIIHSGMNEEMFFGIAKHNLTVVGMDGAYLKPLKTNYLMITPGQTMDVLVTANQSPGRYYMEFSPFVDTDASTNENVTRGIFQYSGLYAFGELEQHKFLTPSISILQAYYKEAAFVSTEVLMIKYNEEVEIRFQGTNFGAAENHPMHLHGYSFYVVGMGDGNFSDSYVSQYNTVDPPYINTVGLPKNGWTAIRFRANNPGVWFVHCHLDRHASWGMDTVLIVGEGPNTDQKLLPPPQHMPPCSGL encoded by the exons atgggtaCATTTCTAGGGTATGCGTTCACCTTGACCCTGCTCTTTTGCATAGCTCAAGGCAAAGTCCTCCGCTATGATTTCGTG GTAAAGGAGACACCCATTGACATGTTGTGTGAGACGAATCGGACTGTATTGACCGTGAATGGTCTGTTTCCGGGGCCGAAGATTCGTGCTCACAAGGGCGATACCATCTATGTCAATGTTACCAACATAGGACCTTATGGAGTCACTATTCATTG GCATGGAGTGAGACAAATAAGGTATCCCTGGTCTGATGGCCCGGAGAATGTCACACAATGCCCAATCCCTACGAACTCAAGCTTCCTTCAAAAAGTCAttctcaccgaagaagaaggCACGCTATGGTGGCATGCTCACAGCGATTGGACACGTGCAACTGTACACGGCCCTATAATCATTTTGCCTGTTGGTGGCACTAACTACCCTTACAAGTTTGACAAACAACACACAATTGTGATCG CTGAATGGTATGCGAGAGATACGAAGGCCATAATTGATGAGGCTCTTGCTACTGGGGGCGATCCAGACTTATCTGTGGCCTATACCATCAATGGTCAACCTGGAGACACTTATCCATGCTCTAATG gtTTGATGTACAATATAACAGTTGTGCAAGGAAAAACGTATCTCTTTCGGATCATCCACTCGGGGATGAATGAAGAGATGTTCTTTGGCATAGCCAAGCACAATCTCACCGTAGTCGGAATGGATGGAGCTTATTTGAAGCCACTTAAGACCAATTACCTCATGATAACTCCTGGTCAAACAATGGACGTTTTGGTCACCGCGAACCAAAGCCCTGGTCGCTACTACATGGAATTCAGTCCGTTTGTGGACACTGATGCCTCGACCAACGAAAACGTCACAAGGGGGATATTCCAATACAGCG GGCTCTATGCATTCGGCGAGCTTGAACAACATAAGTTTTTGACTCCATCGATTAGCATTCTCCAAGCATACTACAA GGAAGCTGCCTTTGTGAGCACCGAAGTGTTGATGATCAAGTATAATGAGGAGGTCGAAATAAGATTTCAAGGGACCAACTTCGGAGCAGCGGAGAATCACCCCATGCATTTGCACGGCTATAGCTTTTATGTCGTCGGAATGGGCGATGGAAATTTCAGTGACTCCTATGTATCGCAGTATAATACAGTGGATCCGCCCTATATTAACACCGTTGGACTCCCCAAAAACGGCTGGACAGCGATCAGATTCAGAGCCAATAATCCAG GGGTGTGGTTCGTGCACTGTCACTTAGATCGCCATGCAAGCTGGGGAATGGACACGGTCCTCATCGTTGGAGAGGGGCCAAACACGGACCAGAAGTTGCTTCCGCCGCCCCAACACATGCCTCCTTGTTCTGGGCTTTAA